A window of Actinobacillus suis ATCC 33415 contains these coding sequences:
- a CDS encoding TonB-dependent receptor yields the protein MKKNSLALSLLLLISNTLSASEETLDMITVEGSTPDTKGNLLGDGLNINEKVVDSQILKQRGATLGNALSGELGIHSSQFGGGASAPVIRGQERKRAKILQNNGEIFDMSELSPDHAVTVDSLLAKRIEILRGPTTLLYSAGNNAGLINVVDEKIPSAVPEKGYEGQAGVRFSSANKERLTYVGSTFALGNNFALRLQGLYNKASEYYAPKFTIEGKPYHRVPDSDLQSQSGTVGLSWIGEKGHLGVAYTDQRNKYGLVGHTHQYDHYTISIIRQGVMFEKGYLRFYPHLAEESDIDYNNPGLRLDHTHIPGGSQYGMQDHPHGKPWIDMHSKRYDLDGELKNPLKGIESLKVTANYVDYFHDEKDGNRIENYFKNKGKNLRLELVHSEWNGLKGAIGAQYSHLQTSALSLEAARVVNKQQLLNNPKTKQFSVFGIERLNLGDFSFEVSSRVERQKISMDYDVKLIDQWSGFNTPMPNLEPHKETGYSYGFATNWFFAPDHKLTLNTSHQERLPNAQELYAHGKHIALNAFEAGNKNLNKERSNHIELALAYMGEKWDYKFNIYHTHYDNYIYPLTLNDNRGPKSLTDEYNLKVNRYYQGKARFSGVEGEIGYLFTPNYRLAVFGDYVRGKLTDLPDIPKGYYIFGAKRGQVSGWETQPDISAPRVPPLRLGARFNADFNQNWSGMLEYYRVFTQNKVSKYEKATPGSHQVNVGLTYNKVLNQMEYQVFLKMDNLLNQKIHQHVSYLPHIPQMGRNAMLGMNVTF from the coding sequence ATGAAAAAAAATAGTTTGGCGTTGAGTTTATTGCTTTTAATCTCAAATACGCTATCTGCGTCAGAAGAAACTCTAGATATGATTACCGTTGAAGGTAGTACGCCGGATACAAAAGGTAATTTGTTAGGAGATGGTCTAAATATCAATGAAAAAGTGGTAGATAGCCAAATACTAAAACAACGAGGAGCGACATTAGGTAATGCATTATCAGGTGAGTTGGGGATTCATTCCAGCCAATTCGGTGGTGGCGCAAGTGCACCTGTTATTCGAGGTCAAGAACGCAAGCGTGCAAAAATTTTGCAAAATAACGGAGAAATCTTCGATATGTCAGAGCTATCTCCCGATCATGCGGTTACCGTAGATTCTTTGCTTGCAAAACGTATTGAAATTTTACGAGGACCTACAACCTTACTTTACAGCGCGGGAAATAATGCCGGGCTGATTAATGTGGTTGATGAGAAAATTCCAAGTGCTGTACCGGAAAAAGGATATGAAGGGCAGGCTGGTGTACGTTTTAGTTCTGCGAATAAAGAACGTTTAACTTATGTCGGTTCTACTTTTGCATTAGGTAATAATTTCGCCTTACGTTTACAAGGGTTATATAACAAAGCTTCCGAATATTATGCGCCGAAATTCACCATTGAAGGTAAACCTTATCATCGGGTACCGGATAGTGATCTTCAGTCTCAATCGGGAACAGTTGGACTTTCTTGGATTGGTGAGAAAGGGCATTTAGGTGTGGCTTACACGGATCAACGTAATAAATATGGTTTAGTTGGGCATACGCATCAATATGATCATTATACGATTAGTATTATCCGCCAAGGTGTGATGTTTGAGAAAGGTTATCTCCGCTTTTATCCGCATTTAGCTGAAGAAAGTGATATTGATTATAACAATCCGGGACTTCGTTTAGATCATACGCATATTCCCGGCGGTTCTCAGTATGGTATGCAAGATCACCCACATGGTAAGCCTTGGATTGATATGCACTCCAAACGCTATGATCTTGACGGGGAATTAAAGAATCCGCTAAAGGGCATTGAATCACTAAAAGTCACTGCGAATTACGTTGATTATTTTCATGATGAAAAAGATGGCAATAGAATAGAGAATTACTTTAAAAATAAAGGAAAAAATCTACGTCTCGAATTAGTGCATTCAGAATGGAATGGGTTAAAAGGGGCGATTGGAGCACAATATTCTCATTTACAGACCAGTGCTTTATCATTAGAAGCTGCCCGTGTCGTGAATAAGCAACAGCTATTGAATAATCCGAAAACCAAGCAATTTAGTGTATTTGGTATTGAGCGCTTAAATCTCGGCGACTTTTCATTTGAAGTTAGTAGTCGTGTTGAACGTCAGAAAATTTCAATGGATTATGATGTTAAGTTAATTGATCAATGGTCAGGTTTTAATACGCCAATGCCAAATTTGGAGCCACATAAGGAAACCGGTTACTCTTATGGTTTTGCAACCAATTGGTTTTTTGCACCGGATCATAAACTGACTTTAAATACTTCTCATCAGGAACGTTTACCAAATGCTCAAGAGCTATATGCGCACGGTAAACATATTGCACTGAATGCTTTTGAAGCCGGTAATAAAAACCTAAATAAAGAGCGTTCAAATCATATTGAGTTGGCTTTAGCTTATATGGGAGAGAAGTGGGATTATAAATTCAATATTTATCATACTCATTACGATAATTATATTTATCCACTTACACTGAATGATAACCGTGGTCCGAAATCTTTGACTGATGAATATAATTTGAAGGTAAACCGTTATTACCAAGGAAAAGCGCGCTTTAGTGGAGTAGAAGGCGAAATCGGTTATCTCTTTACGCCGAATTATCGTCTTGCCGTATTTGGTGATTATGTTCGTGGTAAATTAACTGATCTTCCTGATATTCCAAAAGGCTATTACATTTTTGGTGCCAAAAGAGGGCAGGTTTCAGGTTGGGAAACACAACCTGATATTTCAGCACCACGTGTGCCGCCATTACGTTTAGGTGCAAGATTTAATGCTGATTTCAATCAGAATTGGTCGGGAATGTTGGAATATTATCGAGTGTTTACTCAGAATAAAGTGTCGAAATATGAAAAAGCAACACCGGGCTCTCATCAAGTGAATGTCGGTTTAACTTATAATAAAGTATTGAATCAGATGGAATATCAAGTATTCCTAAAAATGGATAACTTGCTAAATCAGAAAATCCATCAGCATGTGTCTTATTTACCTCATATTCCACAAATGGGTAGAAATGCGATGCTTGGTATGAATGTGACTTTCTAA
- the pflA gene encoding pyruvate formate lyase 1-activating protein, with protein MSIARYHSYESCGTVDGPGIRFILFLQGCLMRCKYCHNRDTWDLDGGKEISVEDLMKEVVTYKHFMKATGGGVTASGGEAVLQMEFVRDWFRACKAEGIDTCLDTNGFVRHYSPVVDEMLEVTDLVMLDLKQLNDEIHQDLIGVSNKRTLDFARYLQKLNKRTWIRYVVVPGYTDDDDSAHRLGQFIQGMQNIEKVELLPYHRLGAHKWETLGYKYELDGVLPPPKEDLERIQKIIESYGHTVKF; from the coding sequence ATGTCTATTGCTCGTTACCATTCATATGAATCTTGCGGTACTGTTGATGGTCCGGGAATTCGCTTCATTCTATTTTTACAAGGTTGTCTAATGCGTTGTAAATATTGCCACAACCGTGATACATGGGATCTTGATGGCGGTAAAGAAATCAGTGTCGAAGATTTGATGAAAGAAGTGGTAACCTATAAACACTTTATGAAAGCGACTGGCGGCGGCGTAACTGCATCTGGTGGCGAAGCTGTATTACAAATGGAATTTGTGCGAGATTGGTTTAGAGCGTGCAAAGCGGAAGGTATTGATACTTGTTTGGATACCAATGGTTTTGTTCGTCACTATAGCCCAGTCGTCGATGAAATGCTTGAAGTGACCGATTTAGTGATGCTCGACTTAAAGCAACTAAATGATGAAATCCACCAAGATTTAATCGGTGTATCGAATAAACGTACGCTTGATTTTGCTCGCTATCTGCAAAAATTAAATAAACGCACTTGGATTCGTTATGTTGTTGTACCGGGTTATACTGATGATGATGATTCCGCACATCGCTTAGGGCAATTTATCCAAGGTATGCAAAATATTGAAAAAGTCGAATTGTTACCATATCACCGCTTAGGTGCACACAAGTGGGAAACGCTTGGCTATAAATATGAATTAGACGGTGTATTGCCACCGCCAAAAGAAGATCTTGAACGTATTCAAAAAATTATTGAAAGCTACGGACATACCGTGAAATTCTAA
- the pflB gene encoding formate C-acetyltransferase — protein MTQLTEAQQKAWAGFTGGDWQTEVNVRDFIQKNYTPYEGDESFLAGATAATTKLWEEVMEKIKVENKTHEPYDIDCETPSTITSHKAGYIDQALEKIVGLQTDAPLKRAIIPFGGIKMVKGSCEVYRRTLNPEVEKIFTEYRKTHNQGVFDVYTPDILRCRKSGVITGLPDAYGRGRIIGDYRRLAVYGADFLMKDKQKQFASLQPRLEAGEDIQATIQLREEIAEQHRALGQIKQMAASYGFDVSRPAETAQEAVQWTYFAYLAAVKSQNGAAMSFGRVSSFLDIYIERDLKAGKITEEEAQELIDHLVMKLRMVRFLRTPEYDQLFSGDPMWATETLAGMGLDGRTLVTKNSFRILNTLYTMGPSPEPNLTILWSEQLPDGFKRYCAKVSIDTSSVQYENDDLMRPDFDNDDYAIACCVSPMVVGKQMQFFGARANLAKTMLYAINGGIDEKSGAQVGPKTSPITDEYLNFDDVMDRMDHFMDWLATQYVTALNIIHFMHDKYSYEAALMAFHDRDVFRTMACGIAGLSVAADSLSAIKYAKVKPIRGDIKDKDGNVVASNVALDFEIEGEYPQFGNNDNRVDEIACDLVERFMKKIQTHKTYRNATPTQSVLTITSNVVYGKKTGNTPDGRRAGAPFGPGANPMHGRDQKGAVASLTSVAKLPFAYAKDGISYTFSIVPNALGKDYEAQKRNLAGLMDGYFHHEATVEGGQHLNVNVLNRETLLDAVEHPEKYPQLTIRVSGYAVRFNSLTKEQQMDVITRTFTESM, from the coding sequence ATGACTCAACTAACTGAAGCTCAACAAAAAGCATGGGCAGGGTTTACTGGTGGCGACTGGCAAACTGAAGTAAACGTACGTGATTTTATCCAAAAAAACTATACTCCATATGAAGGCGACGAGTCTTTCTTAGCTGGCGCAACAGCTGCGACAACTAAGTTATGGGAAGAAGTGATGGAAAAAATCAAAGTTGAGAACAAAACTCACGAACCGTACGATATTGATTGCGAAACTCCATCAACAATTACTTCTCACAAAGCAGGTTATATCGATCAAGCTTTAGAGAAAATTGTAGGTCTTCAAACTGATGCGCCATTAAAACGTGCGATTATCCCGTTTGGTGGTATCAAAATGGTTAAAGGTTCTTGCGAAGTTTATCGTCGTACCTTAAACCCTGAAGTAGAAAAAATCTTTACTGAATATCGTAAAACACATAACCAAGGTGTATTCGATGTTTATACTCCGGATATTTTACGTTGCCGTAAATCAGGTGTAATTACTGGTCTTCCGGATGCTTACGGTCGTGGTCGTATTATCGGTGACTACCGTCGTTTAGCAGTATACGGTGCGGATTTCTTAATGAAAGACAAGCAAAAACAATTTGCTTCATTACAACCTCGTTTAGAAGCGGGTGAAGATATCCAAGCAACAATCCAATTACGTGAAGAAATTGCAGAACAACACCGTGCATTAGGTCAAATCAAACAAATGGCTGCATCATACGGTTTTGACGTTTCTCGTCCAGCTGAAACTGCACAAGAAGCGGTTCAATGGACTTACTTCGCATACCTTGCTGCAGTTAAATCACAAAACGGTGCGGCAATGTCATTCGGTCGTGTATCTTCATTCTTAGATATCTATATCGAACGTGACTTAAAAGCGGGTAAAATCACAGAAGAAGAAGCGCAAGAGTTAATCGACCATTTAGTAATGAAATTACGTATGGTTCGTTTCTTACGTACACCTGAATACGATCAATTATTCTCAGGCGACCCAATGTGGGCAACCGAAACTTTAGCAGGTATGGGCTTAGACGGTCGTACATTAGTAACCAAAAACAGCTTCCGTATCTTAAATACGCTTTACACAATGGGTCCATCACCAGAGCCAAACTTAACTATCCTTTGGTCTGAACAATTACCGGACGGTTTCAAACGTTATTGTGCAAAAGTATCAATCGATACTTCATCAGTACAATACGAAAACGATGACTTAATGCGTCCTGATTTCGATAACGATGACTATGCAATCGCATGTTGCGTATCGCCAATGGTTGTTGGTAAACAAATGCAATTCTTCGGTGCACGTGCAAACTTAGCGAAAACAATGTTATACGCAATCAATGGTGGTATTGATGAGAAATCTGGTGCACAAGTTGGTCCGAAAACTTCACCAATTACAGACGAATATTTAAACTTCGACGATGTAATGGATCGTATGGATCACTTCATGGATTGGTTAGCAACACAATATGTGACTGCATTAAATATCATCCACTTCATGCACGATAAATACAGCTACGAAGCAGCATTAATGGCATTCCACGATCGTGATGTATTCCGTACAATGGCATGTGGTATCGCAGGTCTTTCTGTTGCGGCGGACTCATTATCTGCAATCAAATATGCGAAAGTTAAACCGATTCGTGGTGACATCAAAGATAAAGATGGTAACGTAGTAGCTTCAAACGTAGCGTTAGACTTCGAAATTGAAGGCGAATATCCACAATTCGGTAACAACGATAACCGTGTAGACGAAATCGCTTGCGACTTAGTTGAACGTTTCATGAAGAAAATTCAAACACACAAAACTTACCGCAATGCGACTCCGACACAGTCAGTTCTTACTATCACTTCTAACGTGGTTTACGGTAAGAAAACTGGTAATACACCTGATGGTCGTCGTGCTGGTGCTCCGTTCGGTCCAGGTGCAAACCCAATGCACGGTCGTGACCAAAAAGGTGCGGTTGCATCATTAACTTCTGTTGCAAAACTTCCGTTTGCTTATGCGAAAGACGGTATTTCATATACTTTCTCAATCGTACCAAACGCATTAGGTAAAGATTACGAAGCACAAAAACGTAACCTTGCGGGCTTAATGGACGGTTACTTCCACCACGAAGCAACTGTTGAGGGTGGCCAACACTTAAACGTAAACGTATTAAACCGTGAAACATTATTAGATGCGGTTGAGCATCCAGAGAAATATCCACAATTAACCATTCGTGTATCTGGTTATGCGGTACGTTTCAACTCTTTAACTAAAGAGCAACAAATGGACGTAATCACACGTACATTTACTGAATCAATGTAA